The Vagococcus penaei genome includes the window AATCGTCAACGTACCTAATATTGTTCCGTAAGAAATTGCTGCAGCTGCTGGCCAACCGACATCAATTGTCGTTAAACTCAGGCCAAATCGTTCAACCATCGCCTGTGCAGCTGTTCCTAAACTTGTACTTAATAAATCAATGACTAAATTTAAACCTACAAAACCAACACCAACTGTTAATGCTGACTGAAAAGCTTTAGCTGGTTTAGCACCTAATACCATACCAAAAATAAAAATTAAAATAGGTAAAACAACGATTGATCCCAAATCAACAAACTTTTGTAATAAATCTAACATTATTAAATCCTCCTATTTAATTATTAAGCCCGATTCCATAAGAACGCTTTCAACTTCTTGACTTGACGTAGCTGTAACTAAACTCGTCATATGCATTTCATTTTGAAACATTTCAATTAGTTTTTGCAGAATATCAAGTTGCTCATGAGCTTCTTTCAATGCCAGCATAAAAACTTGATTCACTTTTATTTCTGTTGTACTATTCCCCATTTCTTTAAAAATAACAGGTTCTTTTAATGAAACATAAGCAATTTGTGACTTATTAACGAAAATGGAATCTGTATGCGGAATTGCAACACCAAAACCGTTAATTGATAACCCTGTAGGAAATTGACGTTCTCTTTCAACAATTTTTTGAAAAAATTCAGGTTTAACTAAATTTTTATTAAATAATTTATCAGTTAAAAATTTAAATACATCTTCTTGTGACACTAAATTTTCACCCAAAAAAATTAATTTTTCATTAAACACTTGCATTCTTCCTTTCTCTCAATAGCTTTTTTTTAAATTCTTCAAAACTTGAACTAGCACTAATTGTTTCGATTTGTTTAGAAGATTCAATCACTTCTTGAATCTCTTCAATAATATTCTTTGCGTAAAAAACATCCTCTTCTTTAATAGCTAAAAATAAAATCAATGAGACCTTGTTATATCCCCAAGATATCGGTTTTTTTAAAGTAATAAACATTACCGTACTAACTTTTACTAAATATGGTGGCACGTGAGGTATTGCAATTCCAGTATTTAAACTAGTATATCCTAATAACTCACGTTTATTTAATTCACTACTAATATCACTATAACTTAATTCCTTTTGACTAAACGTCGTCGCAAGGAACTTGAAGACTTCCTCTTTGGTTTTTAAATTTTGTTTTAGAAAAACATGATCTTGATTCACAAACCGTGATAAAATACTCTCTTTTAGCGTATTCATTTGAGTAAACTTCATACGCTTAACCTCAATATCAAATAACGTCTGAACAACATGTTTGATTTCAGTGTCTGACGGTAAAATCGAGACATAACAAATCGGATAATTACTGTTCTCAATTTTCACTGACGAAACAACTAAATCAATTTTTTCATGCTCTAAATGATTAAGTTGGTCTGCAGTTATTAACTCAATAATAGTATGTTTAGGTAGTACTTGATTTAATTTATTGTAAATCAATTCAGAAGTTAAAAGCCCTTGCTTACAGACAATATAAACGTGTTTAGCATCAATTTCAGATTCAATCGCTGCTTCAAAATGAATTGTCAAAAATGCATTCTCATCTTCATTAAGTATAATGCCAAATGCTTTTTCCAAATGACTAACTGCTATACTAACTAATTGAAACACAGAAGAATATTGTTTTTTTATCTGATTAACAATAGGATTTTTAATGTAAACATTGTTTTGTAAACGCTTAACCATCGGCGTAATATGCTTTATCAATGATTTTTTCAACTTATCATGTTTTCTTAAATCAATATCAAGATAAGTTGACATATTCGCAATTAACTCCTCTACAAGTAGTTCAATTTGTTGGTTAGTGGTTTCTAAAAAAGTGTTTGTAAATTCAAAACCATGCATAACTAATAAATGACATATTTTTTGCACATCTTGTTGACTAGTTTCTAAATCATACTTATTTTTTAGTAATCTAGAAAATTCTAAAACATATACATACCACTCAATCTGCTCTAATTGTGTTGCAGAAAAATTTAAAATACATTTACTATTAAAATATTCTAAACGACTTTGACTTAATAAATAAAAATAAATAGATAATATCAATGAGTTTAAGTGATGATTTTGTAATGTTGCAGCATGATTAATATAATTTTTTTCACAAAACTCTTGAATACTTAAAAATAAACTATAATAATAATTTTCATTTTTCACTTCTGAATATAGTTTAAAATAATTATCAAAAACCAGAACATTTTTTTCTGCCCGATCTAAAATAATTTTTTTAACCACCATAGCCAATTTATCTTGTCCATCAATCTTGTCTGCAAAATCAATATGACCCTGCTTAGACATATGAATACCATTTTTTTCTAAAAGTCTAACAACCCGAGCATTATCTTTTTGAATAGTTATTTCAGTGACATAAAAAATATCTGCATAATCACTAATTTTAGCTATTTTACCGTTAATTAATAATTCCAATAATAAATAAATTTCTCTAAATTCTTTTGAATACTTTGTTTCTTCGCTAATAACATCTTTTAAATGATCAACTAAATGATTATTAGGATCATTTAATTTAATTCCATGTCGAGGATATCGAACAATTAATTCTTCTTGATAGACAGTTACAAGTTTCTTAGCTAATGAATCACATATTTGATAAATTGTTTTTGAAGAATACCCCATTTCCTGAGAAAAAAATTTTGCAGGTTGATAAGAATTTTGTCTCGATAGTAACCAAAGCAACTTTTTTCATTTTCTGTCAAATTCAATTGAACCCCTTCCCCTCATAAGTCATTCATCTGACACCCATAGTATACTGTATGTTTTATAACTTATCCGATATGATTTTTCCACATTAATGTGGAACCACTTACATAAAACATATAGAATAAGCTTTACTCAACAAAATTTCTAAAAATTATAAGTTTTATTCCAGCCTAAATAAAAATAAACATATTCAAACTGAAATTTAATTTAAAAATTAAAACATTTAATATAAATCAACTAATATAATATACTCATGAGTATATTGCAACCTGAACTATAAGTTTTTACTGAATTCTAGTTAGAATCATTTGCTCTGATATTACTACCCTATGACAAAAAAATATAAGACATACAATTCACCGTATCGTATGTCTTATATTTTTAATATTTATGCTTTTTTAATCCGAATATAAACTAAACTACTTATCGATATGACTACAATAAATGCACCCACATCAATCACTTTTTGTCGCAGTATACCACCTGTATCTGGTAGCAAACCTTCCATCTCTTGATAAGTATTGATAATAATCGTACCACCTACCTCTGTCTCATACTCATCAACTGGCAATTCTTTAACTGTATATTTATACTCGTTATTGTTTTCATCATAAGTCAGTAACGAATCAAATTCATATGTCCATTTATTTTGAATCTGGTTTAATAGTTGTTTGTTTCAACTCTTCACCATTTTGCTCTAAAATTACCGTAATTGAATCCGGTCTCGTGTTATTAGCGTTATCAGAATCAATATATTTTTTCACCACTATTTTCCTTAATTCTATATTAACAATACTCGTTCCATCATACCTTGTAGTATAGCTCTGGAACAGAGTCTTCTTTCACAGTATACTGATATTTATTACCATTATTATCATAAACTGGTAATTTATCAAAACGATTTTCCAGTTAGATGACTCGGTGACTACTTGTTTTTGATAAAATTGACCATTTCGTAATAAATTAATAACGATACTAGTTGGTCGATCGCGTCCAGGCATCGTAAATAAAGCTTTATATTAGCTATTACCAACTGAAACTCCCGTAAAACCAACATCAGTATTCCAAAAGTCACTAGATAATTTATAAAAAACTAGTTAAACCTTTTGCTCAGCAGGCAAATTTTTAGAAAGTCCTAAACGTAGTTGTTTAAAAGGTTTATTTCGTCCTGCTAACCCACTTTGATCAAGATAAGCAATATTTCGAGATTGATTGTAATCAATGTAAACGTTAAAAACATTCTGCTGATCAGGTAAATCATAAGTAATCGTGTCAGTTGTCGTTAATAGTTATTGTGACAAATCATCTAAAAAAGACTAATCGTTAAATGCCTGACGCATACTTTCCAAATCGTTAATATACTCCATTAAATTAATATTCGTGTAATTTTCATTAGTATTTCGTCTCATAACTGCTTGCATATCAGATAAGGTAAAATTTTTTAAAATATAGCTAGCATTTAAATTATTAGTTGCCTCCACTTGCCAAGCAACAATTTGTTCTGAAAACATAAAGAGTTGCTTATAACCCTTACTTGTAGTCCTATCTCCAAAAAAGATTGGTCGCTGAGTGCTTGGTTTTGACAAAACACGCATTCCATTCTGTTGTACTCGAATTGCCCCCATATGCATGATATCAATAATATGTTTTGCAGTATCTGTGTTGACTTAGTCTTCTAAGTTTGACTTATAACCGTTTCCCGTAACTAGGGAGTGAAAAATATCAATACAAATCGCAATTAAGTTGGGATCGTAATTACCATAACGTGATTCACGTCCATAAAAATAATAGGGTGAACCTATACTAAGTATATCACCACGATAATGAGGATTTTTAGATTTAATATTATTAGAGTTCAGCCTAATAATAAAATTTAATGCCATCGTTGTAATATCATATTCCCAATAGTTTGCAGCTTTTATCTCTTTAGTGTAATCAAGTCCCTCTGTTTTCCACCAAAAAAGCCTGGTGTTGAGGGTTTTACAGTAAACAAGTAATTAACCTGATACCCAAATGTTAGTTCTTTTTTACCAATCTCTTGTTCACGATTTAATTTGACTAACGCAAAAAAAGATAGCTCCTGTTTTTTGTTGGATCATCTAAATGAATTCTAGCCGTTATTTTTTAATCACCAGTCGTTGTCGTTTCTAACCGACCAACTTCTTCATTATCTTGATTAACAATTGGCATCGGATCATTTGTCATACTAACCAGTTCAGTTGGGTAACTGATACTCATACTGATTTTCATCAGAACTCAGTGCATTACTCGGTATACTAAGGATTATAGTCATTTGAATGGGTAACCCAATTTGATACGTATCAATTTTTATTCTAGGCAAGTCGGCTAACTCTACTCGCTTGGTTAAGTCATTAAAAGACTGTTCTTCTGCTAATACAATCGTTAATTGTTTTAAAAATAGTACCTCAATCACACAAAATAAAATAAACAACTAACAACTTGTTATATAATAGTCGGATTTACTCTTCATAGAATATCTCCTTTACTTAGACTAATTAATCTTTACGATTTTTTGTACGTTTTATGCGTGATGTTTGATTTCTTTTTGATTGACGAATTAAATGAAGCATCACCATCAAAATCATAAGAACACCCACAATCAAACTACCAATAATAAAGAGTTGCTTAACAGTCATTCCTTGATCACTCATAGCTACCTTTTTAGCGACACTATCAGTATAAGGAACTCGATGACCAGTCACGAGTAAACGATGACTGTTGACCATATAAGGTGTAGACGTTAATAGAGTCACTAAATCACGACTAGGTTGAATAGCAATTTTAGCTAAGTCTTTTGGTTTAACGACCTGAATTTTTTCAACTTTATAGGCCAAATTATCAGTCAAAATATTAACCACAAAAACATCTCCAACTTCCACTTGATCTAAGTCTGTAAATAATTTTCTGCTAGCTAGCCCTCGACGTCCTGAAATAATCGCATGTGTGCTAGCCCCACCTATTGGCATAGAGTGATTATCTAAAACAGTGACACCATTTTGTAATAAAAAATCAGTCGTTGTATCAAACATTGGTACAGTGATATTAATTTTTGGAATACTCACCGAACCAATCAGATGTTCTTTTCTAGTCCCATCAGATATGATTTCATCTTCATTAACATCCAAAAATGAATCCAAATTAACAACTACGTTATTTTTATTTTTTTTTGATTTTTTTCATTTAATGTTTTTTCTTGCAAAGCTATTGTTTCAGCATTTTTTTGTGCCATTTCTTGACCGAATTTCTTAATCTGATAATTATCCATATAACCATTGATTGCATCAACATAAAAAGGATAGCACATAATGAGTAGACCAATCAAAAGAAGTCCAAGCATAACTAAATGACTAATTAAACGATTATTAGGAACTGGTCGCAGCTTACGATTTTTACGTCTCATTTTGTCCCTCCTTCTTGATTAGTTATGTTAATTAACTCGACTTGTTTATGAGTGTTGACGAGATCTATTAGACCAAATACCTACCCCACCTACAACTAATTGTGGTGCTTTTGAGACTTTATCTTGTACCGCTTCACCTTGTTTTTTAAATGAATATGTCGCCTCATTTTGGATATAAACATCCAGTACTGCAAATTTATTAATGGTAATTGTATAATAGATTCTCAAAGTTTCTCCCGAATAAGAGCTTGATGCTTTTGCCGCTTCAATTGATTTTTGATCATCGACATTATCTGTAAGATTAAATTCAAGCATAAAACTAGATGGCGCTTTTTGTGTTAATTGACCATCAATTGTTTCAGGACCTTTGACATCAACAACTTGATAGTGATTTAATAAATAATTTTCTGTATTAAGATCAACTGTCTCATCTTTTTGTGTCACAATTCGATCAATTTGGTTAAATGTCGTTCCAATTGTATTCATTAAATCTTTTACTTGTAAGTTACTATATAATGTTCGAAGACCTTCATCTGTAGAATTAGTTTCACCAATACCATTTGGTACAGTAATTCAACATAATATTGGATTTGATCACCAACATTATGCGCATAACCGGTATCTACGCTAACATCATAAAGAATGTTTATTTCATTAACAGCTAATCAGTTTTCTTCTTTACTTTTTTTACCAACCATTTACTTATTAAATTCCTCTTTAATTGAATTCTTTGGATACAGCTGAATATCTGTTAATAATGTATTCGTTTCTGGGTTTTGGATAGGTAAGACAACAATCATCAGATCTGCCTTTTCATTAATATTAGAAGGTACTGACGTTTCAAGGAATAAATAGACCTGATATTGCTTATTAAGTTTAAATGGAACAGTAAAACTTACTTGACCATTAATATCTGTGTTTCTTTCCTGATCAATCAACCCAGTTCTTGGAACCTGACCATTTTGATATTTGCGTTCAATACTATTGCTAGCAGTTTTTATAGCCGTTTTTGGTTCTTCTGTAGTTGGTGTCTTATTAGTTCCTAATGCTTCATCGTAAGCTTGCCAAAATTTAGCTGAAACATTATATATCTCAAAACCAATACCAGTTAACGATTTGGCGTGATCAAATTGCTCCATTAGTAATCCTGTATTTTGGATTTCTCCAGGTAAATCATCATAAGCTTTTTATTTAAAGTAATCTTTACATTCTCTCGTTCATCCACTGCCATTGGTGAAGCATCTACTCCAATCCAAGGTACAGTGATTTCAATTCTTTTGTACTTGGTAAACGATCTTGCGTTGGCTTTGTTTTAACAATATTTGAAACATGTGTAGATTGCTCTTCAGTAGGCGCAGTTGGCTTTACCGGCTTTGACCCATCCTTATGTTTTAAATAGATATCGATAGTTTTTAAAGGGCTCTGACTATCAGATGAATAAATAGGTAATACTAGAACTATAGGAACAAAGCGCAAAGTATCAGCAGAGACTGGAGCGGATTGAACTTCTTGAATTAAATAAACTGCATCATGTGAATTTTGCTGCATCGGAAGTGTAATAACCCCAACATCATCGACCGTAGCTAAATCAATTAACTCTATTGGTTTAGCTAATTTTAATGTATTGTTCCAAGCTTTACCAGACCATTTTTCACTAAATTCTTTGGGACTCAGAGCTTCTATTTTTTGTTCGCTGACATAAACTTCTGTTAAATCATAAATCCCTAATTCTTTATCTAATCGTCCAGTCAACTGATGTGTAGGATCATTCGCATGAATATTTAATGTGACTTGATGACTCAAAGTGACAGCTGTCATCGTCTCACTTCCAACTACTAAATAAACCAAACCTAAACTAACTAGCACAGGTATAAGAAAAAAAAGTTTTTTCATCCTGATATGCCACCTCCTTTTTAAACTTGTCATTTCTTTTATACCGTAGAATTAAAAGTTAAATAAAGTACTTTTAAAAAACTTTGTGTATCAAAAAGACTTGAAAGAACCCTACTTATTCATTATATAATAGTAAAGTATTTTTTTATAGCTAAATCAATCATTTAGAAGTCAATTTAGTTGTAAAAAGTCAATAAAATATTTTTGTACGCTATTTTAGCTAAGTATTTTCTATAATATACCAAAAGTTGCTAATTTATCATTCAGTAGATCATACTTTTTTATCACAAATACTATTTATTGTATTTTAAATAGTTAATATAAAAAAGCATCAAAACCAAATTGGTTTTGATGCTTTATCTTATGATTTTTTATTAGAAAAATTTATTACTCAAATAGTCATCATAATTTAAGAATGACTCCTACCTTTAATTTTACAGACCAATGAAAGAACTTGGATCCATAAAGCCACTCCATAATCCTGTACTGATACCAAAATGTAAATGGACACCCGTAGAATTACCAGTTGTTCCCATACCACCGATCACATCTCCAGCTTGAACTTGAGAGCCACTTGCAATACCAGGTGCATTTAAATGCATATAGTATGTAAAGTAGCCATTATCATGTTGAATAATCACATGATTACCAGCACTTGGATGAAAACTAGACTCTACAACAGTTCCCGCACGAGATGCCATAATTGGTTGACCAGAAGATCCTGCCATATCAATTCCATCATGCCATGTTCCCGCAAAACCGTTAGGATCAGGACGTCCTCCAAAACCACTTGTAATTGTGATATTTGGAATCGGTCTTTGGAAACCACTACTACTTGAAGGCAATGGCCGAGATTCAGTTGATGTAGAAGCATCACTACTTGTATTTGTATTGTTACTTGTTCCAGGGTTACTTGACGGTTTAGATAGTGAAACTGTCTCACTTGATTCTACTGACTTAGCAGTTTGTTGAACTGTTTTTTGCGCTGCTTGTTGCTTAGCTAAAGCTTTGGCCTGAACTGCTTTTGCTTCTTTTTCACGAGCAGCTTGTTCTTTTTGTAATCTAGCATTTTCAGCAGCTATTTTTTCAGCTTGAGCTTTTTGCGCAACTAATTCTGATTTTTTGCCTTTAGCAGAATCTAAAGATTTTAAGATATCCTGTGCTAGTTTTAATTGTGCATCTTTTTCTGATTCCAATTCTGTTTGTTTAGATTTTAAATCATTCGCTTTTTGCGTTATTTCTTCCACTTTAATTTGTAACTGCTCTTGTTTTGCAGCTAATTCTTCTTGATCTTTTTTCTGTTCTTGAACAATATCATTATTAGCAGTCATCAATTTTGTATAAGCAACAGTTCGACTGATTGCATCTGATACAGATGAAGAATCCAAAATAACATTTACAAGATCTTGATCATTTTGATTAACCTGTGTAGAACGTGCCTGTTCTTCAATTTTTTCAGTACGTTTTTCAATTGCTTTTTCTAAGTTTGCAATATCAATCGTCAATTGGTTAGCTTCTTTTTCTAGAGTAACCTTTTCAGATAATAACTGATCAGATTCTTGTGTTAAAGCGCTAATATTGGCATCAATATCAGATAATTTACGATCAGCTGAATTTTTATCTGCAGCTAATTTATTAATAACTTTATTTTCATTGTCAATTTTTTTATCTATTGATTCAGCTTCAACTGTTCCAGCATGTGTCATAGCTACCAAACACGTTGCGGCAAAGGTGAAGATTAACGATTTTTTTGCTTTCATTGATTTACCCCTATACACATTCTTTTTTTTGTACTTATGCTCTTAATAGACTATACCATAGATTAGCATTATATTTAGTTACAATTTTATTACAAAAGTAAAACAATAAAAAACCTAGAATTAAATAACTCTAGGCTTTTATTACATTTATCACTCAGGCTTCAATTTAACTTCTAACTCAGATATTTTTCCAGTCTTTAAATACACAATCCACTCACAAACATTCGTCACGTAGTCGCCAATTCTTTCTAAGAATCCTGCAACATGCATATAATCTGCTCCGACGACTACAGTTTCTGGATCTTCTTGCATCGCTTGAATTGAATGGTGGTAAATATCTTTAAAGTATTGATTAATTATTTCGTCGTGTTGGGCAATTTGCATTGCGCGTTCGACATCAGTATTGACATATGCTACTAGAACCTCGTCAACCATTTTTGTCACATTCGCAGCCATTTGAGAAATTTCTTGTTCAATTTCAAGAACACGCTTATTTCCCTTAACACGAATTGTCGATTTAGCAATTGCTACAGCATGGTCAGCCATTCTTTCTAAATCACTACTAGCCTTCATGATGGTAACAATTGTCCGTAAATCAGTCGTAACAGGTTGTTGTAAAGCAATCATTTCAAAACTTCTTTTTTCTAAATCTTGTTCCTGTTGGTTGATTGCTGCATCTTCAACAATTACTTCTTTTGCTAAACTCTTGTCGTGATCAATAAAAGACTTAACTGATTTATTGATAGCGTGACTGACATCGTTACCCATATTATGAAACTTCGTGTGCAACTTATTTAGTTCTTCTTCAAATTGTGTTCTTAACATTATTTCTCATCCCCCTATAATCAATTGGTTGCTCCTTAATCCTTTAACCAAACTTACCAGAAACATAGTCATCCGTCTCTTGCTTACTTGGATTCAAGAATATTTTCTTTGTTTTATCGTATTCGATTAAGTGACCATTCAAGAAGAATGCTGTTTTATCCGAAATACGTGACGCTTGTTGCATATTATGTGTCACCATAATCATTGTGTACTGATTTTTTAATTCTAGTAGCATATTTTCTATTTTACCACTAGATACCGGATCTAGTGCACTAGTTGGCTCATCCAATAGAATAACTTTTGGTTTAACTGCTAAAACCCTTGCAATACAGACACGTTGCTGTTGTCCACCAGATAGAGATAACGCGCTTTTATTCAATTTATCTTTCACATCATCCCAAACAGCTGCAGCTTGTAAACTTTCTTCAACAATTTGGTCTAACTCTTCTTTTGAATGTTTTCCTTCTAATCTTAAGCCATAAATAACATTATCATAGATTGAAAAAGGAAATGGATTAGGCTGTTGAAAGACCATTCCAATTTGTTTACGTAATGACACAATATCCATTTTCGGACTATAAATATCATCATCACGATAAGTTACTTTACCTGTGATTGTAACATTAGGAATTAAGTCATTCATGCGATTTAACGTTCTCAAATAGGTTGACTTACCACAACCAGACGGACCAATTAGAGCCGTTATTCCACCCTCATCAAAATTCATTGTAATACCTTTAAGTGCTTCGTTTTTACCATAATATAGATGCAGATCATTCGATTCAATAATTGACATAAGGCTCCTCCTTAACCAAAGTGACCTGATACATAGTCATCAGTCGCTTGAATTTTTGGTCTTGTAAATATTTTTCTTGTCTTGTCATATTCCATCACTTTACCCATATAGAAAAATGCCGTATAATCACTAATTCTCGAAGCCTGTTGCATATTATGTGTCACGATGACAATCGTATAGTTTTCCTTCAAGTTAACTAACGTTTCTTCTACCTTACTTGTTGAGATTGGATCTAAAGCACTTGCTGGCTCATCGAGCAACAATATATCAGGTTTCATTGCAATAGCTCGCGCAATACATAAACGCTGCTGTTGACCACCAGATAATGCTAACGCACTTTTATTTAATTGATCTTTTACCTGTTCCCATAACGCTGCTTGTTTTAAACTAGTTTCAACAATTTCATCTAATTGTTTTTTGTCCTTCAAACCATGACGCCTTAAGGCAAAAGTAATATTATCATAAATAGATTTACTAAACGGATTGGGTCGTTGAAAAACCATACCTATATGTTTACGCATTTCAAAAACATCAATCGCTGGTGAGTTAACATCGGTGTCAGCATAAATGATTTTACCGGTAACCTTTGTATTGGCTATCTCATCATTCATACGATTCAATGACCTTAAATAGGTTGATTTTCCACAGCCTGATGGCCCAATTAATGAAGTGATTTTATTCTTTTCAAACTCTAAGGATACACCTTTAATTGCTTCATTATCACCATACCAGACATGAACATCTTCTGTTTCTAAAGCTATTTCCTGATGCGAGTCAAATCGGGTGATATGTGTCTCATCTAAATTATATTTTGTCATTTTCCTTACCTACCTAAGCTGATGTAATTTTCTTATGAAGTTTCTTACCAATAAAACGTGCTAAGAAATTAAATAGCAATACAGCAATAATTAATACCGCAGACGCGCCTGCAGATACTTGGGCACCGTCTGGCATATTACCTTCACTATTAACTTTCCAAATATGGACTGCTAGTGTTTCAGCCTGCCTAAAGATATTTAATGGACTAGAAATACTTAACGGATTCCAATTAGAGAAATCGAGTGCTGGAGCACTTTGACCGGCTGTATAAATTAAGGCTGCTGCTTCACCAAAAATACGTCCAGCACCTAAAATAACACCGGTTAAAATACCAGGTAATGCTTCAGGAATGACAACACGTGTCACAGTTTCCCAACGTGATAATCCTAGTGCTAAACCGGCTTCACGTTGTGTAAAATGGACTGCTTTCAACGATTCTTCTACATTACGTGTCAATAGTGGTAAATTGAAGAAAGTTAGTGCTAATGCACCGGAAATAATTGAAAAC containing:
- the pstA gene encoding phosphate ABC transporter permease PstA — encoded protein: MNAKKADKLATGVLYTIAGIIIAILASLILYILVRGVPHISWNFLTKPSKSFQAGGGIGIQLFNSFYLLIITMLISVPISLGAGIYLSEYARKNWLTDVVRTAIEVLSSLPSVVVGLFGFLIFVIQAGFGFSIISGALALTFFNLPLLTRNVEESLKAVHFTQREAGLALGLSRWETVTRVVIPEALPGILTGVILGAGRIFGEAAALIYTAGQSAPALDFSNWNPLSISSPLNIFRQAETLAVHIWKVNSEGNMPDGAQVSAGASAVLIIAVLLFNFLARFIGKKLHKKITSA